In Candidatus Hadarchaeales archaeon, the genomic stretch CGGCATTCTCCACCAGTGCTATCGTTACCTCATAGGGCGCCACCACACCATACGTGGGGAAGAAGAGGGCTCCCGCCGCCTCTGGGGGAAGACCCGGTTCCATCCTGTGGAGCTCCTCCCTTCCTATCACCCTTACGGGACAGCCATGCTCCCTCACCCTTTCGGCAGCCACCTCCAGCAGGGGAACGAGTTCCTCCTCCATCACCACGGCCAACAGGCCAGGCCTCTTGAAGGAAAAGTCCAATTCTTCCGCCCACTCGTCGTAGAGCGCGTTGCCCTCCACACAGAGCTTGGCCTTCAGGGAAGTGGGATCCACATCCAGACCGGCAAAACCGTGGATCCAGGAGGCCCCCCCTTTGCTCTGCCCCCAAGCCACATCCTCCTCCTTTTCCACCAGCACCACCTCCAGCTCGTACCTGGAGAGCTCCCTCGCTATTCCCGCTCCCACGATACCCGCTCCCACCACCACCACATCCGCCCTCATCCCGTCCCAGGCCGCCTTCCCCTTTCCCTCCCTTTTCCTCTCGGGTTTGGGCAATCCCCTCGGCCAGAGCCTGTTCACGATCCCCCTCACCCCCTCGACTCCCGCCGCCAAGTGTCCCAGCTCCACCACCTGCTCCCAGCTCTCCGTTTCCCCTTCCAAGAACAGGATCTCTCCTTCCAGGCTTATCCTGAGGGAAACTCGGGAGAAGGAGGGATCCCCCTTCACCCTCTCCTCGAATTCCTCCACCTTCATCCCAATCTCCCCTCCAGCACCTGTGAAAGGTCCAAAACCCTCAGTCCCTCCCTTCCGAGGGCCCACTTACAGGTGGGGCAGGTGGTAACCGTGAGCTCCGCCGTTTCCGCGAGTTCCTTCGCCCTCTTCCTCGAAACCCCCCTGGCTTCCTCCAGCGGGTTCCCCCCTCCGCAACAGACCGCCCTTTCCCTCGTTTTGAGGGGTTCCACCACCTCCAGGCCCAACTCCTTCAACAACTTGCGCGGGGGATCGAAGATCCCCCTCTTCCTCCCCAGGGAACAGGGATCGTGATAGGTAACCCTTCCGGAAAGGCGCGGCAAACCCATCTTCCCCTCCTCGACCAATTTCAAGAAGAAGGTGGAGGTGTGGAACACCTCTATCCCCTCCAGTCCCGAGAGGAACTCGAGGCAACCCGGACAGCTCAGGAGGAGGATGCCCACCCCCAAAGAACGCAGGACCCCCTCCACCTCCCCCCTGAGTTCCTCCGCCCTCTTCTCGTCTCCCGCCCTAAAGGAGGGAAGACCGCAGCAGTAACCCTCCAGCAGGACCGCCCCCACCCCTGCCCCTTCCAACAGGCGAAGGGTGGAGAGAAGGACCTCCCTTTCCTTCATCTCCGCCGTACATCCTGGGAGGTAGGCCACCTCCCCCTTACCCACCACCCTTTTCTCCCTCGGCTCACCGAAGGGGTTGCCCTTTTCCCTCATGCGGAGGAGACGGGAGTGGACCTCGGGTGGGTGGATCTTGCTCGCCGCCTTCACGCGAACGGGATGAAAAAGGGAGGGAAGATCGAAATCGAAGGGACAGAAAAGCTTACAGGCCTGACAGTCCAAACAGAGGTAAGGGGGCCTGGCGTTTTCCTCCGTCCAAGGGAGTTCTCCGCGGAGAAGGAGGAGGGAAGTAAGGGCCTTCCCCTGGGGGGAAGAGGTTTCCGTTCCCGCAACTTCCTCCACGGGGCAGGAAAAACGGCACATGTTGGGACAGAGGGCACAGAGGAAGAGCTTATCTTCCACCCCTTCCATCTCCCCACCCGGCCTTACCTGGGTTCATCAGGTTCTGGGGATCCAAAGCTCCCTTGATCTTCCTGAGCACGGAGAGGAACCCTCCCAGTTCCTCCTCCATCCACCTGGCCCTCACTAGTCCCACCCCATGATGGTGGCTGATCGTCCCTCCCAGCTCGAGCGTGGCCTTCATGACCTTTTCCCAGGCCCCCCAGTAGAAGGCCTCTGGATCCGAAGGGAAGCCCGCGAAGGTGAGATAAAGGCAAACCCCTTCGGGATAGAAGTGGCTGAAGTGTCCGGAGACGTGGACCATACCCTCCAGCCCCTCCAGCTCTCCCCTCACCTTCCGATAGAGTTCTGCCGCCCTGCTCCAGAGGATGGCCACCTCCACCGTATCCACCACCCCTCCTCCCCTGATCACCTCTTGGGCGAGGTGGACATCGAAACGAGTCCTGAGCCAGTGTTCAACGGGCTTTTCCCCCGAGGGACTTCCACCGGCCGACCGGCATTCCCCTTCCACCACTTCCCCCTCCACCTCCACCTGTTTCCCATCACCCTCCAGCAGGAAGAGGGAGAGGACCCTCCCCTCCTCGACCACCCCCCTGAAGTGCAGCCCCACCTCCTCCCCATCGTAAATCCTCAGCACGGCCGGCCTGAAACCCCTCCTCAGAATCCTGCGGGCCGCTTCCAGGGCTCCCTCCAGGGAAGGGAAGGTGAAAGAGAGGGGGAGACGCCTCTCGGGGAAGGGAAAGATCCTGAGGGTGGCCTCGGTGATGATACCCAGCATGCCTTCGCTCCCCAGGAGGAGTTGCTCTAATCTGGGACCCGTGGCGGAGCGCGGAACGGCCCTCGAGCGTACTACCGTGCCGTCGGGCATCACCGCTTCCAGCCCCGCCACCAAATCCTCTATCTTCCCATATTTGGTGGAGAACTGACCCGCAGCCCTGTGGGCTATCCATCCCCCAACGGTGGAGGAGGGAAGGGACTGGGGTATGTGACCTCCGGTGTATCCCCTGCGGTTCAGCTCTTCCTCGTACCTCCACCCGTTCATTCCCGCTTGGACCCTCGCCAGCAGGTTTTCTCCATCCACCTCCAGGAGTCTGTTCATCTTCTTCAGATCCACCACGAGGGCCCCGGCTGGGGGGAGGGCTCCCCCCACCACCCCCGTTCCTCCCCCGTACGGCACGAGGGGAATTTTATATCGGCAACAGAGACGCACGAGTCCCGAGACCTCTTCCGTGCTCTCCGGATAGGCCACCGCCCCAGGAAGGATGGGTTCCTTCCCCCTAGAGAACCAAACCCCTCCCAGCAGCCAAGCATCCTTGGCATGGGAAAAAAGCTCGGCCTCTTCCGTTCTCAAATCCCTTTCTCCCACCAAGTCCCGCGCCTCCCGCAAGAAAGCCTCCGGCAGCGCGGGACGGAGTCTCCCCATCCTTCCCCTTCCTCCCTCCTCCCACAAAAACCTAATACCCCTCCTTCCCATCCTTCGCGGTGGGAGAGCAGCTCCTCGTCTTCGATCTGGGTACCACCGCTGCCAAAACCGTCCTCTTCGATGGAGAAGGAAGGGTGGTACGGAAGGGTTATTGCGAGTACCCCACCCATTCTCCCTCTCCCGGTCTGAGCGAGCAGGACCCCGCCGACTGGTGGAGGGCGCTGACGAGCTCCTGTAGGGGAACGGTGGGGGAAGGCGAGAGGATAGAGGCCATCGGTTTGACCACCCAAAGGGCTACGGTAGTTCCCGTGGACGAAGGGGGGAATCCCCTCCATCCGGCCATCACTTGGATGGACACAAGGACCTCCCCTCCCGCCGACCTTTTCCCCATGCGGGTGGTGGCCCATCACTTGGCCTGGTTCAGAACCAACCTCCCAAAGCTTTTCGAAAAAACCCGTTTCTTCCTCACAGCTGAAGCCTATCTGCTCCACCGGCTCACGGGAAACTTCGTGAGTGATCCCATCAACTCCTCTTACGGCTTCTTGGATATCAGGAGGCTGGAATGGTCGGAGGAACTCTCCAGGGCCTTTGGGATCCCCCTCGAGAAACTCCCCCCCGTGAGGCCTCCCGGAACCGTGGCTGGGGAACTCCTCCCCAAGGCGGCGGAAGAGCTGGGTCTCCCTCCCGGTCTGCCGGTGGTGGTGGGGGGAGGGGACCAACAATGTTCGGCGCTGGGATTGGGGGTGGTGGAGCCGGGAAAGGTGAAGGCCACCACGGGAACGGGGACCTTCGTGGATGCGGTGGTCGAAGAGCCCCTGTTGGACTTCTACGAACCCTCCTGTAGGATGTTCTGTCTCCCGCACGTGGTGAGGGGGAAGTGGTGCCTGGAGGCCGTAATGCCAGGAACGGGATTGATCTACAGGTGGTTCAGGGATGAACTCTCGGCGAAGGAGAGGGAGGAAGGAAAAAAGT encodes the following:
- a CDS encoding (Fe-S)-binding protein translates to MEGVEDKLFLCALCPNMCRFSCPVEEVAGTETSSPQGKALTSLLLLRGELPWTEENARPPYLCLDCQACKLFCPFDFDLPSLFHPVRVKAASKIHPPEVHSRLLRMREKGNPFGEPREKRVVGKGEVAYLPGCTAEMKEREVLLSTLRLLEGAGVGAVLLEGYCCGLPSFRAGDEKRAEELRGEVEGVLRSLGVGILLLSCPGCLEFLSGLEGIEVFHTSTFFLKLVEEGKMGLPRLSGRVTYHDPCSLGRKRGIFDPPRKLLKELGLEVVEPLKTRERAVCCGGGNPLEEARGVSRKRAKELAETAELTVTTCPTCKWALGREGLRVLDLSQVLEGRLG
- a CDS encoding FAD-binding oxidoreductase gives rise to the protein MGRRGIRFLWEEGGRGRMGRLRPALPEAFLREARDLVGERDLRTEEAELFSHAKDAWLLGGVWFSRGKEPILPGAVAYPESTEEVSGLVRLCCRYKIPLVPYGGGTGVVGGALPPAGALVVDLKKMNRLLEVDGENLLARVQAGMNGWRYEEELNRRGYTGGHIPQSLPSSTVGGWIAHRAAGQFSTKYGKIEDLVAGLEAVMPDGTVVRSRAVPRSATGPRLEQLLLGSEGMLGIITEATLRIFPFPERRLPLSFTFPSLEGALEAARRILRRGFRPAVLRIYDGEEVGLHFRGVVEEGRVLSLFLLEGDGKQVEVEGEVVEGECRSAGGSPSGEKPVEHWLRTRFDVHLAQEVIRGGGVVDTVEVAILWSRAAELYRKVRGELEGLEGMVHVSGHFSHFYPEGVCLYLTFAGFPSDPEAFYWGAWEKVMKATLELGGTISHHHGVGLVRARWMEEELGGFLSVLRKIKGALDPQNLMNPGKAGWGDGRGGR
- a CDS encoding FGGY family carbohydrate kinase, with the translated sequence MGEQLLVFDLGTTAAKTVLFDGEGRVVRKGYCEYPTHSPSPGLSEQDPADWWRALTSSCRGTVGEGERIEAIGLTTQRATVVPVDEGGNPLHPAITWMDTRTSPPADLFPMRVVAHHLAWFRTNLPKLFEKTRFFLTAEAYLLHRLTGNFVSDPINSSYGFLDIRRLEWSEELSRAFGIPLEKLPPVRPPGTVAGELLPKAAEELGLPPGLPVVVGGGDQQCSALGLGVVEPGKVKATTGTGTFVDAVVEEPLLDFYEPSCRMFCLPHVVRGKWCLEAVMPGTGLIYRWFRDELSAKEREEGKKLGMDPYELLNRQAEEAEPGSKGLLVIPLFSYSKGLFLNLSFSHRRAHLIRAILESNGFTIRLFLDLMESLGVPVSEVRVDGGGARSSLWRQIQADITGKPIILTETVEDASSLGAALLAGVSVGIYKNLEEALARAVRVKEKREPDEGNRRVYENLYSKYQETLLKVVSELGI